The following coding sequences lie in one Silvanigrella aquatica genomic window:
- the nuoL gene encoding NADH-quinone oxidoreductase subunit L: MQEQTLLTLIVLLPLLGALINAFVLRFANVGVVCTVATFVVALPFVFSLMLFFGSVSEGTAVTVDLFNWISVPLINGKEFNIPFALTADRLSGIFLLVITGVGSLIHLYSGEYMVHEKNPYRFFVYLNLFIVSMLLLVLGSNMLVTFLGWEGVGVCSYLLIGYWYEDKDNSMAAIKAFIANRVGDAGFLIAMFLCYMLFKTINYSELAAIIAASPQTFLADHSIQITLIGLCLLLGVAGKSAQIPLYTWLPDAMAGPTPVSALIHAATMVTSGIYLMNRVSYMLVLSPTVMTTIAIVGAATAILSATIGFAQTDIKKVLAYSTCSQLGYMVLACGVGAFQYGVSHVVTHAFFKACLFLGAGSVIHAMHHEQDIRKMGGLLKKMPITSVTFIIATLAIIGFPGFSGFFSKDAILAAAWSGPFGNPIFWFVGWITAGFTAFYMLRLTWLVFFGTCRAEHPEHIHETNIVITLPLVLLAALSILGGLIAIPEVFTGKTDFITQFLSPVLGQAQSVMNAAGFHGVHLSHTMEFGLMGASVLIVLVGALFAISVYKNGPQGGDKFAKAFGPIYHLVRDKWRVDEFYELILIRPLAKFGRILHSFIDKTIIEGVVNGIPETLYTGTSVASDAQTGMARNYLKFIFISVFIFGLILFI; this comes from the coding sequence ATGCAAGAACAAACCTTACTTACTTTAATTGTTTTATTACCTCTTTTAGGCGCATTGATAAACGCATTTGTATTACGATTTGCAAATGTGGGTGTCGTTTGTACTGTGGCTACGTTTGTTGTGGCGCTTCCTTTTGTTTTTTCATTAATGTTGTTTTTTGGGTCTGTTTCTGAAGGGACAGCAGTGACTGTCGATCTCTTCAATTGGATTTCGGTGCCATTAATAAATGGAAAAGAATTTAATATCCCATTTGCCCTTACAGCAGATAGATTATCGGGGATATTTTTACTTGTAATTACAGGTGTTGGATCATTAATTCATCTTTATTCCGGTGAATATATGGTTCACGAAAAAAACCCATATCGATTTTTTGTTTATTTAAATTTATTCATTGTTTCGATGTTATTGCTTGTTCTTGGTTCTAATATGCTTGTCACCTTTTTGGGATGGGAAGGTGTGGGCGTGTGCTCTTATTTACTCATAGGTTATTGGTATGAAGATAAAGACAACTCAATGGCAGCAATTAAAGCATTTATTGCCAACCGCGTTGGTGATGCCGGCTTTTTAATTGCTATGTTCCTCTGTTATATGCTTTTTAAGACTATTAATTATAGTGAATTGGCAGCAATTATTGCCGCTTCACCGCAAACTTTTTTAGCAGATCATTCCATTCAAATTACATTAATTGGGCTTTGCTTATTGCTGGGAGTAGCTGGTAAGTCAGCACAAATTCCACTATATACTTGGCTGCCTGATGCTATGGCGGGTCCTACTCCTGTATCTGCCTTAATCCATGCAGCAACGATGGTGACTTCAGGTATTTATTTGATGAACCGCGTGAGTTATATGTTGGTTCTCAGCCCCACTGTGATGACAACAATTGCTATTGTCGGTGCGGCAACCGCAATTCTTTCGGCAACAATTGGTTTTGCACAAACAGATATTAAAAAAGTTCTTGCTTATTCAACATGCAGTCAGCTTGGTTATATGGTTTTAGCATGTGGTGTTGGCGCCTTTCAATATGGTGTTTCTCATGTTGTTACCCATGCTTTCTTTAAAGCTTGTTTATTTCTGGGTGCTGGAAGTGTCATTCACGCAATGCATCATGAACAAGATATTCGTAAAATGGGCGGTTTATTAAAAAAGATGCCCATTACCTCTGTTACCTTCATAATCGCCACTCTTGCGATTATTGGTTTTCCAGGTTTTTCAGGATTCTTTTCAAAGGATGCGATCCTTGCTGCTGCTTGGTCCGGCCCTTTTGGCAATCCTATTTTTTGGTTCGTTGGTTGGATTACAGCAGGATTTACAGCATTTTACATGCTACGTTTAACATGGCTGGTCTTTTTTGGAACGTGTCGTGCCGAGCATCCAGAGCACATACACGAAACAAATATTGTTATCACTTTGCCACTTGTATTGCTTGCAGCACTTTCTATTTTAGGAGGTCTCATTGCTATTCCTGAAGTGTTTACAGGTAAAACAGATTTCATCACGCAATTTTTATCGCCCGTATTGGGTCAAGCCCAATCTGTCATGAATGCGGCAGGATTCCACGGTGTTCATTTGAGTCATACGATGGAGTTTGGTCTCATGGGGGCATCGGTTCTCATTGTTTTAGTGGGAGCTCTCTTTGCTATTTCCGTTTACAAGAATGGTCCACAAGGTGGTGATAAGTTTGCAAAAGCTTTTGGTCCTATTTACCACTTAGTACGTGATAAATGGCGTGTTGATGAATTCTATGAGCTTATTTTAATTCGCCCCCTCGCAAAATTTGGGAGAATCCTTCACAGCTTTATTGATAAAACAATTATTGAAGGAGTTGTTAATGGTATTCCTGAAACACTTTACACCGGAACGAGTGTAGCGAGTGATGCGCAAACGGGAATGGCAAGGAATTATCTCAAGTTTATTTTTATTAGTGTGTTTATTTTTGGGTTAATTCTATTTATTTGA
- the nuoK gene encoding NADH-quinone oxidoreductase subunit NuoK — MPSLPELGIYFSLLLFIIGLFGVMLRKNLIFMMLSVEIMLNAANLAFISASSMTHTMDGQVIMFFVMAVAACEAGVGLALIISLYRAKSSVEIDDLRILRG; from the coding sequence ATGCCAAGTCTTCCTGAATTAGGTATTTATTTTTCATTATTATTATTTATTATTGGCTTATTTGGTGTCATGTTAAGAAAAAATTTAATATTTATGATGCTAAGTGTAGAGATTATGTTAAATGCCGCGAATCTTGCTTTTATTAGTGCGAGTTCAATGACTCACACAATGGACGGTCAAGTGATCATGTTTTTTGTCATGGCTGTGGCAGCTTGTGAGGCAGGCGTAGGTCTTGCTCTTATCATTTCTCTTTACCGTGCGAAGTCAAGTGTCGAAATTGACGACCTCAGAATACTGAGAGGATAA
- a CDS encoding NADH-quinone oxidoreductase subunit J, which translates to MITQISFLIMGVLAVFLSVLMITRKWPVTAAMILIIVMMLLAGMYGLLGAHFSAVSQIIVYAGAIMVVFVFVIMLLNLPPAELRYGRLTISELVLISLGFIMALFLGTKVGQGYLIANLSSNTLVNARPPYYPDAMNENVKNVSALMFTDYLWAFELISFLILVAIIGAIVIAKKAKVSDAKSS; encoded by the coding sequence ATGATTACTCAAATTTCATTTTTAATAATGGGTGTTCTGGCTGTATTTCTTTCTGTTCTGATGATCACCCGCAAATGGCCTGTTACGGCGGCAATGATACTTATCATTGTCATGATGCTTCTTGCTGGTATGTATGGTTTACTTGGCGCACACTTTTCAGCTGTTTCGCAAATCATCGTTTATGCAGGCGCGATTATGGTTGTGTTTGTTTTTGTGATTATGCTTTTAAATTTACCTCCTGCGGAATTAAGATATGGTCGTTTGACTATAAGTGAACTTGTTTTAATTTCTCTTGGTTTTATAATGGCATTATTTTTGGGAACAAAAGTAGGGCAAGGTTACTTAATTGCAAATTTAAGTTCGAATACACTAGTCAATGCGCGTCCTCCTTATTATCCCGATGCAATGAATGAAAATGTAAAAAATGTTTCTGCTCTGATGTTCACCGATTACTTATGGGCATTTGAGTTAATTAGTTTTTTAATTTTAGTCGCGATAATTGGTGCTATAGTTATAGCAAAGAAAGCGAAGGTGAGCGATGCCAAGTCTTCCTGA
- a CDS encoding complex I subunit 1/NuoH family protein, giving the protein MMELSLTQIISTILLMLLGIAVGAQVAPIMSWVERRQCAVIQRRVGPNRVGFFKFRLLGLGQPIADAIKLLFKEDFVPPYVHKAFYVMAPVVPVVMGLAVTVAIPWGSHIIVNNEIVNLQAVSLNSGFLLIFAFSSLAVYGVTLAGWSSNNKYSLLGGLRASAQMVSYEVAMGLSIIPLVFIWGTLDLQLMITKQSEILWGFLPNWGVIHAPISFLVFIVTIFAETNRLPFDLAESEGELVAGFLTEYGAMRWSLFFLGEYSMMFVMCVLTVSLFFGGYELPWISQHYLLDMLTPQFGEAVARWILLPLGIVVLLTKVILLMWIFVQVRFTIPRFRYDQLMKLGWIYLLPIALVNLIITAIVTAIIKFH; this is encoded by the coding sequence ATGATGGAATTAAGTCTTACTCAAATTATCAGCACCATTCTTCTGATGCTATTAGGCATCGCAGTGGGTGCGCAAGTTGCTCCAATTATGAGTTGGGTCGAGCGTCGTCAATGTGCTGTAATACAGAGGCGCGTGGGGCCCAATCGAGTCGGTTTTTTTAAATTTAGATTATTAGGATTAGGGCAGCCAATTGCCGATGCTATTAAACTTCTTTTTAAAGAAGATTTTGTGCCGCCTTATGTGCATAAAGCATTTTATGTCATGGCTCCCGTTGTCCCCGTTGTTATGGGTTTAGCTGTTACTGTAGCGATTCCCTGGGGAAGTCATATTATTGTAAATAATGAAATTGTTAACTTACAAGCAGTCAGTTTAAATTCAGGATTTCTCCTTATTTTTGCTTTTTCCTCCCTTGCTGTTTATGGTGTTACGTTAGCGGGTTGGTCATCAAATAATAAATATTCTTTGCTTGGCGGCTTACGCGCTTCAGCGCAGATGGTCAGTTATGAAGTGGCAATGGGATTGAGCATAATTCCACTTGTATTTATTTGGGGCACTCTCGATTTGCAACTTATGATCACAAAGCAATCTGAAATTCTTTGGGGATTTTTACCAAACTGGGGTGTCATTCACGCTCCTATTTCTTTTTTAGTCTTTATTGTTACAATTTTTGCGGAAACAAATCGTTTGCCATTCGATCTTGCTGAAAGCGAAGGCGAGCTTGTCGCTGGGTTTTTAACAGAATATGGAGCCATGCGCTGGTCATTGTTTTTTCTAGGTGAATACTCAATGATGTTTGTTATGTGCGTGTTGACTGTTTCTTTGTTTTTTGGTGGCTATGAGTTGCCATGGATTTCTCAGCATTATTTACTTGATATGTTAACGCCGCAATTTGGTGAAGCAGTTGCAAGATGGATTTTATTGCCACTTGGAATTGTTGTATTACTTACTAAAGTTATATTATTAATGTGGATATTTGTTCAAGTTCGCTTTACAATCCCACGTTTTCGTTACGATCAACTTATGAAATTAGGTTGGATATATTTACTCCCAATTGCTCTTGTTAATTTAATTATTACTGCAATTGTAACAGCAATTATTAAATTTCATTAA
- a CDS encoding NADH-quinone oxidoreductase subunit A: MEQSVLYVGMNPYLPILLILIVGLALGLGVSGVSLFLGPKKPNTYKLEVYECGLPVTSSAENRFSIKFYLTAILFILFDIETIFMYLWSTAFDYLGWFGIVEVGIFIATLAIGYIYVLRRGALRWD, encoded by the coding sequence ATGGAGCAATCCGTTCTTTATGTTGGCATGAATCCCTATTTGCCAATATTGCTCATATTAATTGTTGGGCTTGCGCTTGGTCTTGGTGTTAGTGGTGTATCACTTTTCCTTGGTCCTAAAAAACCAAATACGTATAAACTTGAAGTTTATGAATGTGGTTTGCCAGTTACAAGTTCAGCAGAAAATCGATTTTCTATTAAATTTTATTTAACTGCAATTCTATTCATACTTTTTGATATCGAAACCATATTTATGTATTTATGGTCAACTGCATTTGACTATTTAGGTTGGTTTGGAATTGTAGAAGTAGGTATATTTATTGCAACATTGGCAATTGGCTATATTTACGTGCTAAGGCGCGGCGCATTACGCTGGGATTGA
- a CDS encoding formimidoylglutamase, whose product MPNTVLQYLEASKSTKVTKKETIGLKLHDISSLLKIGLNKAQFIKDKFIIIGVPDDRGVIENGGNPGARLGPDSFRQSFYKLYDTRIRKFNLSARKYFDENTVNDENSDMISQMFFDAGNIILADTIAETHERIAAVVEYFLKHEAKLIFVIGGGHDFSYGSYKGHVATRKNEVIPIINFDAHFDTRPVENGSINSGTAFYRIINDFSKNINNGKALIEMGIQRDRNPYSLYRYASEHQIQTIEYIALFNVWRDLAQGHAQTPLEHMRDHLDDCAAFGFDRMKGSLHFSLCLDVFDQSLAPGTSASTPFGAQLKDLAQSINFLARSHTCRVMDIAELCPTRDTLEMTSRLCATLVFRIALLREEHSTRLT is encoded by the coding sequence ATGCCAAATACAGTGCTACAGTATTTAGAAGCTTCAAAATCTACAAAAGTAACTAAAAAAGAAACAATAGGATTAAAATTGCACGATATTTCGTCACTTTTAAAAATCGGTCTTAATAAAGCTCAATTTATTAAAGATAAATTTATAATAATTGGTGTTCCTGACGATAGGGGCGTTATTGAAAATGGAGGAAATCCTGGGGCGCGTTTAGGTCCCGATTCCTTTAGGCAAAGCTTTTATAAACTCTATGATACCCGTATTCGTAAATTTAATTTAAGCGCACGCAAATATTTTGATGAAAATACTGTGAATGATGAAAATAGTGACATGATATCTCAAATGTTTTTTGATGCAGGAAATATTATTTTAGCAGATACCATAGCAGAAACTCATGAAAGAATTGCCGCCGTTGTTGAATATTTTTTAAAGCATGAGGCTAAACTTATTTTTGTCATTGGGGGCGGTCATGATTTCAGCTATGGAAGTTATAAAGGTCATGTTGCTACTCGCAAAAATGAAGTGATCCCTATTATAAATTTTGATGCCCATTTTGATACGCGGCCTGTAGAAAATGGAAGCATTAATAGTGGAACGGCATTTTATCGAATTATTAATGATTTTAGCAAAAATATAAATAATGGAAAAGCTCTTATTGAAATGGGAATTCAAAGAGATCGAAATCCCTATTCACTATACCGCTACGCAAGCGAACATCAAATTCAAACTATAGAATATATTGCATTATTTAATGTGTGGAGAGATTTAGCTCAAGGCCATGCACAAACTCCTCTTGAGCACATGCGTGATCATCTCGATGATTGCGCCGCATTTGGATTTGATAGAATGAAAGGGAGTTTGCATTTTTCACTATGTTTAGACGTATTTGATCAATCCCTTGCTCCAGGGACAAGTGCGTCGACTCCCTTTGGTGCGCAATTAAAAGATTTAGCTCAATCCATTAACTTTTTAGCTCGTTCTCACACATGTCGCGTTATGGACATTGCAGAACTATGCCCAACAAGGGATACTCTTGAGATGACATCCCGATTATGTGCGACGCTGGTTTTTCGTATAGCCCTTTTGAGGGAAGAGCATTCTACGAGATTAACTTAA
- a CDS encoding acyl-CoA dehydrogenase family protein — translation MISQNMETKKWGDSKFWGLDFELDPQWILSKSQKKLQEKLIDLCHSTLRKNAVESDRHLIYPRKNFEALAQLGLLGIIVPKELGGMGENHTCATMVVETISRYGCASTAMCYVMHLAATSALLLRYHKNPTIKSLLSRLNKDVLIGTVSYSDPQTGSHFWYHLSSKCEKSDTGWRVFKKSSWTTSGGFADWYVAQTTSPDFNGDYSNLSCFLLWNSEVKTNPSTWDGLGLRGNQSGALEIEGVEISHERMIGPVGDGARSNDESVDPFFLLCSSACWNGIAMGMIDIARDHTTRKKHEDVGMRIADYPTIQDYIGEAIIDTNSVRCFNFQIAQALDEKTNQCDWSIHEDYLNLPRRQMMHWLWQLKFSCSKNVTHVSDKMLHTCGGTGYKPALGIERYLRDAKAGWVMGPTNEVLRQFVGKFALFGPESLDYWNQSVNERVINNELKKMDKKSKREFAEKILKDCN, via the coding sequence GTGATTTCTCAAAACATGGAAACAAAGAAATGGGGCGATTCTAAATTTTGGGGACTAGATTTCGAACTCGATCCCCAATGGATTCTAAGCAAAAGTCAAAAAAAATTGCAGGAAAAATTAATTGATTTATGCCATTCTACACTTCGTAAAAATGCAGTTGAGAGCGATCGCCATTTAATTTATCCACGTAAAAATTTTGAAGCACTTGCACAACTCGGACTTCTAGGAATTATTGTGCCAAAAGAATTAGGAGGCATGGGAGAAAATCATACTTGTGCCACTATGGTTGTGGAAACAATTTCTCGTTATGGTTGTGCAAGCACAGCAATGTGTTACGTAATGCACCTCGCAGCAACAAGCGCTTTATTGTTACGTTACCATAAAAATCCTACCATTAAATCCCTGCTATCACGATTAAATAAAGATGTCTTAATTGGCACTGTATCTTATTCTGATCCCCAAACAGGATCGCATTTTTGGTATCACCTCTCTTCAAAATGCGAAAAATCAGATACAGGTTGGCGTGTATTTAAAAAATCGTCTTGGACAACTTCGGGCGGATTTGCCGATTGGTATGTCGCACAAACAACCAGTCCCGATTTTAATGGCGATTATTCTAATTTATCCTGTTTTTTACTATGGAACAGTGAAGTTAAAACCAATCCTTCGACTTGGGATGGTCTTGGTCTTAGAGGAAATCAATCGGGTGCTCTTGAAATCGAAGGAGTAGAAATTTCACATGAACGCATGATTGGTCCCGTCGGTGACGGCGCACGATCGAATGATGAAAGTGTCGATCCTTTCTTTTTACTTTGTTCATCTGCCTGCTGGAATGGAATTGCCATGGGTATGATAGACATTGCAAGAGATCATACCACGCGCAAAAAACACGAAGATGTGGGCATGCGCATTGCCGATTATCCCACAATTCAAGATTATATTGGCGAAGCCATTATCGATACAAATTCGGTGCGTTGCTTTAATTTTCAAATTGCTCAAGCACTCGATGAAAAAACTAATCAATGCGACTGGTCTATCCATGAAGATTATTTAAATCTACCAAGAAGACAAATGATGCATTGGCTATGGCAATTAAAGTTTTCTTGCTCCAAAAATGTAACCCATGTTTCCGATAAAATGCTTCATACCTGCGGTGGTACTGGTTATAAGCCCGCACTTGGCATAGAACGCTATTTACGTGATGCGAAGGCAGGTTGGGTCATGGGCCCTACAAACGAAGTGTTACGTCAATTTGTTGGAAAATTTGCATTATTTGGTCCTGAATCTTTAGATTATTGGAATCAAAGCGTAAATGAACGAGTAATAAACAATGAATTGAAAAAAATGGATAAAAAAAGCAAACGAGAGTTTGCAGAAAAAATACTAAAAGATTGCAATTAA
- a CDS encoding FAD-dependent oxidoreductase: MNLNSNNIEHNSDFYSSKIIHIENINSNYLIFKINRPSNFNYNAGQFVSFKLSDDQGEFHYQYSIASNNKNKESLEFCIQTLGVGRGVQFWKKLKIGEIISFKNAQGNFNIVNYNNPIVFIAGGSGISPIRSFIYDLLEKNTHIHLVYGCKLASSIPFKKEFIDLSKKYSSHFKIKIVAEEEESDFVIKGDILSAIKNNAHLFEKNSDFYICGSQEMTKAVQNELINSIKINMNKIFIDNA, translated from the coding sequence ATGAACCTAAATTCAAATAATATTGAGCATAACTCAGATTTTTACTCTTCAAAAATAATCCACATTGAAAATATAAATTCTAATTATTTAATATTTAAAATCAATCGTCCAAGCAATTTCAATTATAATGCGGGACAGTTTGTTTCTTTTAAACTAAGCGATGATCAAGGAGAATTTCATTATCAATATTCTATTGCAAGCAATAATAAAAATAAAGAATCTTTAGAATTTTGTATTCAAACATTAGGCGTAGGAAGAGGCGTTCAATTTTGGAAAAAATTAAAAATAGGGGAAATAATTTCATTTAAAAATGCACAAGGAAATTTTAATATTGTAAACTATAATAATCCTATTGTCTTTATTGCTGGTGGCTCTGGAATTTCTCCTATTCGTTCTTTTATTTATGATTTATTAGAAAAAAATACTCATATTCATTTAGTTTATGGATGTAAATTAGCATCTTCAATTCCTTTTAAAAAAGAATTTATTGATTTATCTAAAAAATACTCATCTCATTTTAAAATAAAAATTGTGGCAGAAGAAGAAGAGTCTGATTTTGTAATCAAAGGAGATATATTAAGTGCCATTAAAAACAATGCGCATTTATTTGAAAAAAACTCTGATTTTTATATTTGCGGATCGCAAGAAATGACTAAAGCTGTGCAAAATGAACTCATAAATTCAATTAAAATAAATATGAATAAAATATTTATTGATAATGCTTAG
- a CDS encoding S-(hydroxymethyl)glutathione dehydrogenase/class III alcohol dehydrogenase, whose protein sequence is MKTRAAVAWESKKPLAIEEIEIEKPKEGEVLLKVIATGVCHTDAFTLSGDDPQGAFPCVLGHEGGAIVVECGANVKDLKPGDHVIPLYIPECGNCKYCESHKTNLCQSISSTVWTGYMPDGTRRFSKNGNPIFHYMGCSTFAEYTVVPEIALAKINKEAPLDKVCLLGCGITTGIGAVLNTAKVEAGSTVAVFGLGGIGLSVIQGAVMAKAARIIGIDINAGKREMAKFLGATDFINPSEINGSISEYIKDLTNGGVDYSFECIGNVHVMRDALECTHLGWGVSTVIGVAGAGKLISTRPNNLVTGRTWKGTAFGGVKGRSQLPDYVNRYLSGEIEIDKMITHTLPLEEINTAFELMHQGNSIRSVIIF, encoded by the coding sequence ATGAAAACACGCGCTGCCGTTGCCTGGGAATCAAAAAAGCCTCTTGCTATTGAAGAAATTGAAATTGAAAAACCAAAAGAAGGCGAAGTTTTATTAAAAGTTATTGCGACGGGTGTTTGCCATACCGATGCTTTCACCCTTTCAGGAGATGACCCTCAAGGAGCATTTCCTTGCGTTCTAGGTCACGAAGGTGGCGCTATTGTCGTTGAATGCGGCGCAAATGTGAAAGATTTAAAACCAGGAGATCACGTCATTCCCCTTTACATTCCCGAATGTGGAAATTGTAAATACTGTGAATCTCATAAAACAAATTTATGCCAATCTATTTCTTCTACGGTTTGGACCGGTTATATGCCCGATGGAACCCGCCGATTTTCAAAAAATGGGAACCCTATTTTCCATTATATGGGTTGCTCCACTTTTGCAGAATATACCGTTGTTCCTGAAATTGCGCTTGCAAAAATAAATAAAGAAGCACCACTCGATAAAGTCTGTTTACTTGGCTGTGGTATAACAACAGGAATTGGTGCGGTATTAAATACGGCTAAAGTAGAAGCGGGATCTACGGTCGCTGTATTTGGTTTAGGTGGCATTGGACTTTCCGTTATTCAAGGCGCCGTCATGGCAAAAGCAGCAAGAATTATAGGAATAGATATCAATGCAGGCAAAAGAGAAATGGCAAAATTTCTTGGCGCTACCGATTTTATTAATCCCTCTGAAATTAATGGATCAATAAGTGAATATATTAAAGATTTAACAAATGGGGGGGTAGATTATTCCTTTGAATGCATTGGCAATGTTCACGTTATGCGTGACGCACTAGAGTGTACTCATTTAGGTTGGGGCGTTTCTACTGTCATTGGTGTTGCAGGAGCTGGTAAATTAATTTCTACAAGACCCAATAATTTAGTAACTGGACGCACTTGGAAAGGAACTGCTTTTGGTGGTGTCAAAGGCCGATCACAACTTCCTGACTATGTGAATCGCTATTTATCTGGTGAAATTGAAATAGATAAAATGATCACCCACACACTACCACTCGAAGAAATAAATACGGCATTTGAACTCATGCATCAAGGTAACAGCATTCGTTCGGTTATTATATTTTAA
- the fghA gene encoding S-formylglutathione hydrolase: MEKIESIKECGGNLNRYVHNSIFCKTKMTFSVYLPPKAQVEKVPALYWLSGLTCTDDNARIKAGAQRYASELGIALIFPDTSPRGDYVPDFKERYDLGQGAGFYVNATQSPWAENYQMYSYITEELPKLIEDNLPILINKKSISGHSMGGHGALICALKNPKMFASVSAFAPICNPTNSPWGKSCFKTYLGEDESKWLQYDATWLIKNGCKVHNILIDQGLSDEFYEKEQLLPENFREACHEKNQSLNLRFQEGYDHSYHFISSFIGEHLSYHAKYLKK; encoded by the coding sequence ATGGAAAAAATAGAAAGCATTAAAGAATGCGGCGGTAATTTAAATAGATATGTCCATAATTCCATATTTTGCAAAACCAAAATGACATTTTCTGTTTATTTACCACCTAAAGCTCAAGTTGAAAAAGTACCCGCTTTATATTGGCTTTCAGGTTTAACCTGTACCGATGACAATGCTCGCATTAAGGCCGGAGCTCAACGTTACGCATCTGAACTTGGTATTGCACTTATTTTTCCTGACACTAGTCCCCGCGGCGATTATGTTCCTGATTTTAAAGAGAGATATGATCTTGGCCAAGGTGCTGGATTTTATGTGAATGCAACTCAATCTCCTTGGGCTGAAAACTATCAAATGTATAGCTATATTACTGAAGAACTTCCTAAATTAATTGAAGATAACTTACCAATTTTAATAAATAAAAAATCGATTAGTGGTCATTCTATGGGGGGGCACGGGGCACTTATTTGTGCTTTAAAAAATCCAAAAATGTTTGCTTCTGTTTCCGCATTTGCTCCCATTTGTAATCCAACAAATTCTCCTTGGGGAAAATCATGTTTTAAAACATACTTAGGTGAAGATGAATCAAAATGGTTGCAATATGACGCTACTTGGTTAATTAAAAATGGTTGCAAAGTTCATAATATTTTAATTGATCAAGGACTTTCCGATGAATTTTATGAAAAAGAACAATTACTTCCTGAGAACTTTAGAGAAGCATGTCATGAGAAAAATCAATCTTTAAATTTACGCTTTCAAGAAGGATATGATCATAGTTATCATTTTATATCATCGTTTATAGGCGAACATCTTTCTTATCATGCAAAATATTTAAAAAAGTAA
- a CDS encoding heme-dependent oxidative N-demethylase family protein, protein MNIIFKNESFRDDYSFKNSIESIRRFPFPFAEDNYMYSVNIEPHVKGNKNSVYEYNFDIDEHYISECNDKRMTLAEDPKRYESLPHMLEAQWDFLELTMNSLSQDYPEYFSLKKNEDEWTWENKLLEIKDTFIFGDSASISMEPFEYMGRQVQGDFVLLDQRNNTLYADAGFVTSQADWSLAFDLGMSWQEWHGPVPQVTELGIMDRALKYLLSLQQSNPVRRLNWTMTIHPRLDTSPENYPFWGADRNKINYSNVGELVYLRVELQTLFRLPKSNCILFAIRCYLINLNEINSFPRWSKRLHRVLKNLHPDLIEYKGLTKFNSTVVSWLSQFDDGEIINKGTEPE, encoded by the coding sequence ATGAATATAATTTTTAAAAATGAATCTTTTAGAGATGATTATTCTTTTAAAAATTCAATAGAATCAATAAGAAGATTTCCTTTTCCATTTGCTGAAGATAATTATATGTACTCTGTAAATATAGAGCCTCATGTGAAAGGAAATAAAAATTCTGTATACGAATATAATTTTGATATAGATGAACATTATATATCTGAATGCAATGATAAAAGAATGACTCTAGCAGAAGATCCAAAAAGATATGAATCTTTGCCTCATATGCTTGAAGCACAGTGGGACTTTTTGGAATTAACAATGAATTCTTTGTCACAAGATTATCCTGAATATTTTTCTCTAAAAAAAAATGAAGACGAATGGACTTGGGAAAATAAACTTTTAGAAATAAAAGATACATTTATTTTTGGTGATTCTGCTTCAATATCAATGGAGCCTTTTGAATATATGGGTAGACAGGTTCAAGGTGATTTTGTTTTGCTCGATCAGAGAAATAATACATTATACGCAGATGCAGGCTTTGTGACCTCTCAAGCAGATTGGTCATTGGCGTTTGATTTAGGAATGTCCTGGCAAGAGTGGCATGGTCCTGTGCCACAAGTAACAGAATTAGGAATTATGGATAGAGCTTTAAAATATTTATTAAGTTTGCAACAATCTAATCCCGTAAGACGATTAAATTGGACTATGACTATTCATCCCAGATTAGATACATCACCAGAAAATTACCCTTTTTGGGGTGCAGATCGTAATAAAATTAATTATTCTAACGTAGGTGAACTTGTTTATTTACGTGTAGAATTGCAGACGTTATTCCGATTGCCAAAAAGCAACTGTATTTTATTTGCAATTCGTTGTTATTTAATAAACTTGAATGAAATAAACTCATTTCCGCGTTGGAGCAAGCGGCTTCATAGAGTTTTAAAAAATTTACATCCTGATTTAATTGAATACAAAGGGTTAACAAAATTTAATTCAACAGTTGTTTCGTGGTTATCTCAATTTGATGATGGTGAAATTATTAATAAAGGAACAGAGCCCGAATAA